Within the Polaribacter pectinis genome, the region GACTTTTTAGACCAATCGTCCCAAACAAATATTGCTGAAAGTAATTTTTGGAAAAGTGAAACAGATGCTTTTTTAGCATTAAATGCAGTGTATTCTACCTTACAAAGTAGAAATTTGTATGGAGGAACTCTTAATGGAGGTCAAGGATTACCTGGTTTTGATTGTTTAAGTGATAATGCCTTTAATGCTTGGAAATGGGAAGGTCCAGGGAAGTTTATGGAAGGTACCTTAGATCCATCATATTGGTGGTTAGAAGGTATTTGGAATGATTCATATCAAGCTATATCAAGAATTAATTCTGTTGTAAAAAATGTGAATGAAATTTCTGAGGATTTAGTTTCAGCTGAAACTAAAAAAGAATTATTAGGACAGGCTTATTTTTTAAGAGCTTTAACTTATTTTAATCTGGCCGTTTACTTTGAGGAAGTGCCATTAATTCTAGCGCCTCAGACTTTAAAAGATGCTTACGTTGCTAAAAATACTTATGAGGAAATCAATTCACAGATTATTGAAGATTTAAAATTTGCAAGTAAAAACTTACCAGTTTCACATTCAAGTAATTTATTAGGGTATGCAACAAAAGGAGCTGCATTAGGTTTATTTGCTAGAGTTCAATTATATAATAAAGAATATAATGGTGAGTTTGGTGTTTTAAATTTAACACAGCAAGCTATAGGTTTAGGTTATTCTTTACATTCTGATTATGAAGAGCTTTTTACAACAACAGGTGAAACCTCTTCTGAAATAGTTTTTGCCGTAAGATTTTTAAGAGGTGATGATACTGGGAATGGAGAAATGTTTTCAGCTACATATAAAGCAAGCCCAAAAGTAGATCAACAACCAATGCCTAATTTGGTAAATGATTATTATTGTATTGATGGTTTGCCTATAACAAGCTCTCCTTTATATAACCCAGCTGATAAAAAACAAAATAGAGATCCTAGAGCTGTAGCAACTTTCTTTTTCAAAGGAGATATTTTCAACGAAGATCTAAATAGAGCTTTTAATGAAAATTTAGCAACTAAATTTGGGCAAAGAAAATATATTAGAACTAAAGCAGATGCTGAAGGTAATAATCCTTGGAATGAAGGCTCCCAAGATTTTTATATAATTAGATATGCTGATATTTTGTTAATGAGAGCAGAAGCCTTAGCTGAAACAGGAGATGTTTCAGGTGCAATGAGCTTAATTAATAAAATTAGAGGTAGAGTAGGAATGCCAAAAGTGGAAGATGTAGAAGGTCCAAATCTTAATCAATCAGAAATGATTGCTTTGGTAAGACACGAGCGTAGAGTTGAATTAGCCTTAGAAGGTTTACGATTTATGGATTTAAAACGTTGGGGAGAAATAGAGAATGGAATTTTAATATCAGCCAATGACCCTATAGGACCTTATAATCCTCAGTATCTAGGTGAAAAGTCTAAAGTTTTTCCAATCCCTCAAGCAGAAATAGATGTTAACCCAAACTTATTACAACACCATGCTTGGTAAGTTTTAAATAAATAAAAAATGAAGAAAATAAATAGAATAATTTATATAGTAATTACTACTCTATTACTAACAGGGTGTGAGAAAAATGTATTTGGTGACTTTGAAATACAAGAAACAGATTATAGCACCGAAGTAGGATTAAGTAAAAAAGGGAATGCCTATACTTATAACGCAAAAGCATGGTCTCACAGAACACATAATATTGGAAGCCATTGGTTTTACCATTGGGGAAATGTGCCAAGAGAAGAGCTGCCTGAAAATGTAGAGTATGTACCTATGTTTTGGGGGAAAAAAGTAACAGATGAAGATGTAGAAAGATTAAAACAATTAGCAGCTGAAGGTAAAATAAAATATTTACTTGGGTTTAATGAACCAGATGGTATAACCCAATCAAATGTTACTGTTGATGAGGCAATTGCCGTATGGCATAAACTTGAAGAAGTTGGAGTGCCGTTAATAAGTCCTGCTGTAGTTGGTGATTCATCAGATAATCCTTGGATGATTGAATTTATGGAAAAGGTTGAGCAACAAGGGTTAAGAGTTGATTATATCGGTTTTCACTCTTATCCAGGGCCAAACGTAGGTAGTTTTATGAATAGATTAAGAAAAACTTATGAAGCCTACAAAAGACCTATATGGATAACCGAATTTGCAGTAGCAGATTGGAAGGCTACTAATGATGAAAATAATAAACATTCTGAAGCTCAAGTGTTAGAATTTATGAAAGAGGTATTACCAGCTTTAGACAAAATTGAATGGATTTCACGATACGCTTGGTTTGATGATTCAGATCATAGTAGACCTGCTTTAGCGTCATCAAGGTTATTTGATGATGAGGGTAACCTTACAATGGTTGGACAATTTTATGCGCAACATAACCCAAATGCCCTAATAGGGCCAGGTATGGATACAGAATATATACCACCAGTTGATGATGATGAGTTGATTTTTAATGGTCATTTTGAAGGTGGAACTTGGGAAAATACTCAATGGTCAACTTGGAATACCCCAAATGGATGGGATGGATATCAATCTGATGCTGTGAGTGTAGATGTTACAGACGCTTATACTGGTTTTTTTAGTGCAAGATTACAACACGGTAGTTCAGCTTTACAAACGGTCGTTGAAGTTGAAGCCAATAAGACATATGTATATAAATTACATTCTAAATGGGCTGAAGACAAAGGACATAAACAGAAAATTGTCTTTAAAGATCATATTGCTAATAAAAAAATAGCCAATTCTGATGCGCTATCTTCGACAGCAGATTGGACAGAGTTCACTGGTGAAATTACAATACCATCTGGTGTTTCTAAACTAAGAATTATACTTTGGAATGATAAGCAAACTCATTTTTATTTCGACGATATTTCCCTAAAAGAAAAGATATAAAAATACTATCACTAAGCAACCCATAATATGTTGCTTAGTGATTATAGAATTCTATAATATCTTAAACTAAATTTTAATTATTAAATATCTTATTATGAAAAAAATTACTTTTTTATTTACAATTTTAATTACCTCTGTCTGTTTTTCACAGAATCTTATTACTAACGGTGGATTTGAAGATGGAGCACTATCTGATTGGGGTACACTAAGTTATACTTCAGAGGCTGTAACAAGTCATGAAACAATGACACCTCGTACAGGTTCATATTTCGCAACAAGAGGATTATATAGTGCTGCTTTAATACAGGAATTTGCAGTAACACCTGGCTCAACATATACGGTGGATTTCTATTATGGATATAATTCTGAGGGGACTTATAATAACCCAGGTATGTTTAAAATAAGAAATCGTACTGGTAATACTAATGGGGCTTTTATGGATTTGACACCATTAGTTGCTGACAATGGAGCAAATGCAAGTAATTCTCAAAATTACGGAGCAACTTGGGCTCCTCCTCATTATACATGGAAACAAGGCAGTTTTACATTTGTTGCAGCAGCAGATATGACTTTAGCAAGATTTCAATGGTGGAATGATAGTAATGCAATGGCATATTTAGATGATGTAAGTATTACTGAAAATACACTATCAGTTAAAAATTTTGAAAAATTCAATTTTTCACATTATCCAAACCCTACAACAAATGAGCTAAATGTTTCTTCTTCAAAAAATATTGAAAAAATAGAAATATTTAATCTAATTGGTCAGAAAGTAATAAGTACTTTACCAAACATTAATAAAATTAAAATAAACGTTTCTTGCTTAAATACAGGTGTTTATATTATTAAAGCTACTATAAATGGTGTAACTGATTCTTTTAAGTTTATAAAAGAATAAAAAATAAATCTATCTATTAATTATAAGTAATAGTAGAGAATATATAAATCACAACAGATTTTCAATTCTCTACTATTTTTTTTAAAACAAAAAGAGTATGTTAAAATATTTTAAATTAGTGAAAACCATCGTTTTGATATACAGTATTTTTCTAATCACATATTCTTGTAAAAAAAATAATAGCACTAATACTTCTCTAAAAGTTGTAAAGAATACTCAAAAAAATCAAAACTTAAACAAACTTAAACCAAACATTATTGTAATACTTATTGATGATGCAGGTTATGTAGATTTTGGTTTTATGGGGAGTAAAGATTTAGAAACCCCAGAAATAGATAAACTTGCTAAAAATGGTGTTATTTTTACAGATGCACATGTAAGTTCTACGGTTTGCGCACCTTCAAGAGCAGGTTTAATTACCGGAAAATACCAACAACGCTTTGGTTTTGAGGCTAATGGAACAGGTTATGGAGGCTCTGGAGATATTGGTTTATCAGACGATGTTGTTACAATGGCAGATGTATTCAAACAAAATGGATACAAGTCTATAGCAATTGGTAAATGGCATTTAGGAGGCACAGAGAGTGATCATCCAAATAATAGAGGTTTCGATGAGTTTTATGGCTTTATAGCTGGAGGACGTTCTTATTTTCCTATTGAAAACCCTTCAAAACATCATATGCTACAACAAAACGGAAAACAAGTAAAGTTTAATGGCTACTTAACAGATGTTTTAGGCGATCGTTCAGTGAGTTTTGTTGAAGAAAATAAAGACCAACCATTTTTTATGTACTTGGCTTATAATGCAGTGCATACGCCAATGGAAGCTAAAACCGAAGATTTAGAAAAATATAAAGATCATCCACGTCAAACATTGGCAGCAATGACCTGGTCTTTAGATGAAAACATTGGAAAGCTTCGCAATAAATTAAAAGAATTAGGAATTCTTGATAATACCATAATTTATTTCATTAGTGATAATGGTGGAGCCCACAATAACGATTCAAAAATGGGACCATTAAAAGGTTGGAAAGGTAATAAATTTGAAGGAGGCCATAGAGTGCCTTTTGTAGTTAGTTGGCCAGCAAAAGTTCCTGGAGCACAAACATTTAATGGCTTAACATCTTCCTTAGATATTTTTACAACCTCAATTGATGCTGCAAATATTCAAAAAGATGAAGACCTTGAGTTAGACGGGGTAAGTTTATTACCTTATTTAAAAAACGAAAAACAAGGGAATCCACATGATAAATTATTTTGGAGAAAATTAGATGAAGCAGGTGCACGTATAGGAGATCATAAATTAATTAGATTAGACAATTTTGGCTCTGCCTTGTATAATATTGAAAAAGATTTGGGAGAAACAACTAATATTTTAGAAACTGAAATTGATACTTATAAAACAGTTTTAAACGAATTAGAAACTTGGGAAACGGAATTAATAAAACCACTTTGGCTTGAAGAACCAGAATGGATGGATGTTACCTATAAAATTCATAAACAACTAATACAAAATATTGAAGTAACTCAAAAAGCACCTAATGTAAAACTTAAAGGGCATTAGCATAACAATATAAACTATGAAGAATATATATATAGTATTTTTACTCCTAACATTAAGTTTAAGTGTTAGAGGACAAGAACTTATTGACCCAGATACTCCTGTGGGTCAACAACCTCAAGGTTCTGTGCCAGGTAACTGGGAATTAGAATTTAGTGATGAATTTAATGGCAGCGCTTCTCCAACACCTCACCCTGATAGATGGGTAGTAAGTGTAAGTACAAAAAGTAGAGGATTAGCAAATAGAGATCCAGCCTTATCTGATTGGTGGTGGACAGCCGATAATGTAAGCATTAATGGTGTAGGACAACTTGAATTAGAAGGTGAAAAGTTTGATAGCAATACAATGCACTGTGGAAGTATTGAAAGCAGAAATCTATATGAGCCTACTTATGGATATTTTGAAGCAAGAATACAAATAGCAGAAACTGCAAAGGCTAATCACACAGCATTTTGGTTTCAAGGACATAACCAAGGGAACGTAAATAACTCTGCTGCAGATGGTGTTGAAATAGATGTGTTTGAATCAGCTTGGGTTACTGATAAGGTAAAAACGGTTTTACATTATGATGGTTATGGTTCAGACCATGTATCATATTCTGTTCCATATAATTCACCAGGAATTCACTCAGGGTATCATATTTTTGCATTGCATTGGACACCTGATTTTCTACAAACATACTACGATGGTGTTCCTGTAACTTCTACGAATGCAACTAAAGTGTTTCCAATTGTTGAAAACACTAGTACTTCAAATTTTGGAGATCCCTTAGTGCCACAAGTTCCTGAATGGCTTTGGCTATCGGTGGGAGCTAGCTTTGGAGATGGTGATTTTGCAGGGCAACCTATAGGCACCTTGTCTTCAGCAAAAGTAGATTGGGTACGAGCTTATAAGCTAGCAACGCCTTTAAGTGTTGATAATGTTACCAATGAGGAATTTAAAATATATCCAAACCCAGCAAGCAATATTCTAAATATAAAAACAGATATTCATAATTACAGTGTATTTATTTACGATCAAAATGGAAGGATTTTAAGTAAAACCAAAGAGTCTAAATTGGCAACAATTGATGTTAGTAGTTTCTCAACAGGAGTATATCATGTTAAAATAAACTACGATAACAATATAAAAACACACAAATTACTTATTAAATAAAAAAGCGTGTATGAATTAAATTATTGACTTCCCCAAAATTGATTAATAGCTAGATGAAGCGTTTTAATAATATTATTAAAGCGCTTTGTTGTTTTTAAGACATCTTATTATTCTAAAATAAGTTTTGAAACGCCAATAGATTTTTTATTTAGCTCACTATTTCCTTTAATCATAAAATTCTCTAATACCTCAAAACCACTACCACGAACATTTGGGTTTATAAAATCTGGCTTTGTAAAAACAGCATTTACATCTTTTGGAAGATTACCGATATTGTTATAATACACGTTATTGCTAAATATGGTATTTTGGTCTTCTCCAAAAGAAAAAGTGCTATTGCCTTCAGAGTAAAATATATTATTTTTAAAAGTGGTATTTACTGGCCAAGCCTCACCCCAATTATCCATTTTAACAATAGTATTGTCTAATGATTTTTTAGGTAAAATTATTACGTTATTGTAAATATCAGTATTTTCTACTGGACCTGTTATATGAAATACTGGCGAAAAATCGCCTTCACGTTCAGTTGGATAAGGGCGAATACCATCGTTTACACTAATATTATGTCTAATAATGGTATTTTTTGTGCCCATATTACCAGAAGTTTTATAAGTAAAGCCATTATTACAAACCAGTAAAAATCCACCATAATTATCGTGACTATAATTATACTGAATAATGGTTCCTTCACAGTTATAATCCGAATCATACCCTTGTCCATCCCATTTTGCTCTGTGTCCACTCACTTCATTATACTGTATTACTGTATTGTCTGAACTCCAAGGCCAAATACCAGCTGCTGCTTCTTCGTGCGAAAGCATATCAGGAAAATCTCTAAGTACATTATGTTCTACAATAGCACCATCACAACCAATAGGTACAATACCATCACCTGGAATTTGTTCTAATAAGTTATTGCGAACAATAACACCAATACTAGGATACCATTTTTCTCTATTAATATTTCCCCAAGAATTAATACCATTTCTACCACAGTGATGTAAATAACAATTTTGAATAATTAAATTTACAAAACGTGTTTTTACTTTCTCACCTGAGTTTCTCCATACAATAGCACTTCCGCCTCCATCACTTTTTACTAAACTTCCATTCACATGATGAATTTCAAGACTATCTAATACTATATGATGAACATCTCCAAAATCTTCAGCTTTAATAGTAACACCTCTTCTGTTAGCTACTCTCTCTTTACCGGTATTGGTAATTTCTAAATTATTAACTTCCCAATATTCAACATTGTAGAGCAATAGTGTATGCAATTTTTGTCCTTCACCATGAATTGCTGGTTTTTCCCCTTTGCCATAACGGTTAATAATGATAGGTTTTCCTTCAGCACCACTTCCTTGAGGCTCTAATTGGCCAACATAACTAGTTCCTGATTTAAATAGTATTTTATCTCCAGGTTGAAAAACAACACTATTAACTTTGCTTAATGAAGCCCAAGCTTTTTCTGGTGAATTTCCAGAATTGGAATCGTTACCATTAGTAGCATCTACATAATAGGTTGAAGAACAGCTTGTGGTAATTATTAGCAAAAAAAGTATGAAAAACGGAAACAAATTATTTTTATACATTGTAAAAAGTTACTTAATAGGTTTTAAAATAAAATCGAACTCAATAAATGAGGGGTTAAATAAATAGTGCTCCATTTGTTTTGGTCCACAACTATTGCCACCTAAACCATTTTGAGCTACATCAATATACCAATATACTTCTTTCGTTTTTTCTAAATCGTAAGTGTGTTTTGCTTTGGTTAAATCGTCCAGTGTAAAATGTCTTGCACTTGTTTCAAAAGGTTTTAGAGAACTAACTTGTAGCCCTCTTCCATTTTTATTAATTATTTTAGCCCAACGTACATCTGTTTTATTTCCGTTTTCTTGAGGTACAGGATAATTTACAAATTGTTCGTCAACTAATTTTGAATAAATGCCTAATTGTGCAGCTATATTACGGTCAGGATAATTCTCGTGAGGCCCTCTACCATACCACTCAAATTTATCAAAACCTTTATGTAGTACTAATTCGTACCCTAGTTTTGGTAATACAGGCAATTCTTTTAGTGGATTAAACAAGGTGTTTAAATGAATTTCACCATTTCCGTTTATGGTATATTTTTGTGAAATAGTTGCTAAGTTATTCGTGTTTGAACCAACTAACACACCTTCTACATTAATAATAACATTAGAATCACTTTTATCAATATTAACAGTATTCACTTGAAGGGTTGCGCCTTCAAAACCAGCATCAATCCATTTAACAGCATCTTGATTTGACTTATTTCTCCACATATTTTTATATCCTCCATCATTATCTGTAGGAGCTCTCCAAATATTTAATTGTGGCCCTTTTTCTAGGTATTCAATAGTATCAATTTTATAAGAAGTTATGACTCCCTGCTTTTTATCAAATTGAAGTTGAAAATGTGCTGAACTAATTAAAATATCGTCATTTATCGTTTTATAATCTAGAAGATCATCAGAACTTTTCACGCTTATTTCACCTGAATTCCAAGGTGTTAATTCGAGTTGTTTTTTTGCAATTACAAATCCTTTATTTGCCCAAGAATAGTCTTCAGAAGTTTTTACTGAAATATTCAGCAAATATTCATCATCACTATTTTTAATATAATTCAGTACTTCCTGTGGAGTTTGAACAGTTCCTTTTTCAAGTGGATTTACAGCTAATGATGTAAAAACACCATTTAGTTTTGGAACTCCGTTTTGAAGTAATTTCCATTCAACTTTAAATTTTTTGGTATTGGTAAATGCGTGTTTATTTGTAACTGAAATTAGTTCATTTTTCGTTTTCCAATTAAAATCAATATTCTGGTAACAATCTTTTACTTCGTAGGCTTTAGGCGATAAGCTAAAATCGGAAAATAAAACACCATTTAAGCAAAAGTTTAAATCGTTAGGAGTATCTCCAAAATCACCACCATAAGCATAATATTCTTCGCCTTTTTCGTTTTTAGCTAATATACCCTGGTCTGCCCAATCCCAAATACAACCTCCAGAAATGCCTTCGTATTGCTCATAAACCTCTACATATTCTTTTAAATTACCCATTGCATTACCCATAGCGTGAGCAACTTCATTTACAATAAAAGGACGGTCAAGATTTAATGCATCTATCATAATTAAATCTTTTACAGATTGATATCTACCAAAATTTTGTTTTTTCCCACCTTTTATAACACCACCACCCCAAATATCACCAACTATAGGTTCATCTGAAAAATGATAATGTGTAGGGCGACTTGAATCAATAGCTTTAGATGCTTTTTCCATAGCTACCATATTTACGCCATTTCCAGCTTCATTTCCAAATGACCACATAATTATTGAAGCGTGATTTTTATTTTGAGCCACCATAGCTTCCATACGTTCAACGTGTGCTTTTTCCCAAGTTGGGTCTTTCGCTAAAGATTCTTTACCATAACGCATACCGTGTGATTCAACATTGGCTTCGTCAATTACATAAATACCATACGCATCACATAATTTGTAAAAATAAGGGTCGGTAGGATAATGTGAATTACGAACCGTATTAATGTTTAATTGTTTTAACAATTTAACCTCCTTAACCATTTGTTGTTTTGTAATAAAATGACCTGTTATTGGATTGTGTTCGTGACGATTTACCCCTTTTACAATTAATGGTTGGTTATTGATTAAGATTTGCCTTCCTTTAATATCTATTTGACGAAAGCCTAATTTTGAAGAAACGATATCAATAACTTTGTTTCTTTTATTTAGTAACGATAATTTTAACGTATATAAGTTAGGTGTTTCATTAGACCACTGTAACGGATTTTCAATTTGTATTGAAATGGTATTATTTTGAAGATTTTGATTGTTTTTTGAAAGTTTTTTTAAGGTAGTTTTATGTGTTTTAACTAACTGATTGTTTGCGTTAAACAACTCTACTTTAACTATTCCTTTTTTAAAACATTTAGCGCTTGTATTTTTTAATGCTACGTTTATATCAAGTTGAGCATCTTTAAAATTCTCGTCAAAAGTTGTGGTTGCCAAATAATCTTCTAAAACAACTTTTGGTCTGGCAACTAAATAAACACTTCTGTAAATTCCGCTCAATCGCCAAAAATCTTGATCTTCCAAATAACTACCATCACTCCA harbors:
- a CDS encoding sulfatase-like hydrolase/transferase; translated protein: MLKYFKLVKTIVLIYSIFLITYSCKKNNSTNTSLKVVKNTQKNQNLNKLKPNIIVILIDDAGYVDFGFMGSKDLETPEIDKLAKNGVIFTDAHVSSTVCAPSRAGLITGKYQQRFGFEANGTGYGGSGDIGLSDDVVTMADVFKQNGYKSIAIGKWHLGGTESDHPNNRGFDEFYGFIAGGRSYFPIENPSKHHMLQQNGKQVKFNGYLTDVLGDRSVSFVEENKDQPFFMYLAYNAVHTPMEAKTEDLEKYKDHPRQTLAAMTWSLDENIGKLRNKLKELGILDNTIIYFISDNGGAHNNDSKMGPLKGWKGNKFEGGHRVPFVVSWPAKVPGAQTFNGLTSSLDIFTTSIDAANIQKDEDLELDGVSLLPYLKNEKQGNPHDKLFWRKLDEAGARIGDHKLIRLDNFGSALYNIEKDLGETTNILETEIDTYKTVLNELETWETELIKPLWLEEPEWMDVTYKIHKQLIQNIEVTQKAPNVKLKGH
- a CDS encoding T9SS type A sorting domain-containing protein — its product is MKNIYIVFLLLTLSLSVRGQELIDPDTPVGQQPQGSVPGNWELEFSDEFNGSASPTPHPDRWVVSVSTKSRGLANRDPALSDWWWTADNVSINGVGQLELEGEKFDSNTMHCGSIESRNLYEPTYGYFEARIQIAETAKANHTAFWFQGHNQGNVNNSAADGVEIDVFESAWVTDKVKTVLHYDGYGSDHVSYSVPYNSPGIHSGYHIFALHWTPDFLQTYYDGVPVTSTNATKVFPIVENTSTSNFGDPLVPQVPEWLWLSVGASFGDGDFAGQPIGTLSSAKVDWVRAYKLATPLSVDNVTNEEFKIYPNPASNILNIKTDIHNYSVFIYDQNGRILSKTKESKLATIDVSSFSTGVYHVKINYDNNIKTHKLLIK
- a CDS encoding T9SS type A sorting domain-containing protein, translating into MKKITFLFTILITSVCFSQNLITNGGFEDGALSDWGTLSYTSEAVTSHETMTPRTGSYFATRGLYSAALIQEFAVTPGSTYTVDFYYGYNSEGTYNNPGMFKIRNRTGNTNGAFMDLTPLVADNGANASNSQNYGATWAPPHYTWKQGSFTFVAAADMTLARFQWWNDSNAMAYLDDVSITENTLSVKNFEKFNFSHYPNPTTNELNVSSSKNIEKIEIFNLIGQKVISTLPNINKIKINVSCLNTGVYIIKATINGVTDSFKFIKE
- a CDS encoding right-handed parallel beta-helix repeat-containing protein; the protein is MLIITTSCSSTYYVDATNGNDSNSGNSPEKAWASLSKVNSVVFQPGDKILFKSGTSYVGQLEPQGSGAEGKPIIINRYGKGEKPAIHGEGQKLHTLLLYNVEYWEVNNLEITNTGKERVANRRGVTIKAEDFGDVHHIVLDSLEIHHVNGSLVKSDGGGSAIVWRNSGEKVKTRFVNLIIQNCYLHHCGRNGINSWGNINREKWYPSIGVIVRNNLLEQIPGDGIVPIGCDGAIVEHNVLRDFPDMLSHEEAAAGIWPWSSDNTVIQYNEVSGHRAKWDGQGYDSDYNCEGTIIQYNYSHDNYGGFLLVCNNGFTYKTSGNMGTKNTIIRHNISVNDGIRPYPTEREGDFSPVFHITGPVENTDIYNNVIILPKKSLDNTIVKMDNWGEAWPVNTTFKNNIFYSEGNSTFSFGEDQNTIFSNNVYYNNIGNLPKDVNAVFTKPDFINPNVRGSGFEVLENFMIKGNSELNKKSIGVSKLILE
- a CDS encoding RagB/SusD family nutrient uptake outer membrane protein, with protein sequence MKKLFILLFTAVTIFSCSEDFLDQSSQTNIAESNFWKSETDAFLALNAVYSTLQSRNLYGGTLNGGQGLPGFDCLSDNAFNAWKWEGPGKFMEGTLDPSYWWLEGIWNDSYQAISRINSVVKNVNEISEDLVSAETKKELLGQAYFLRALTYFNLAVYFEEVPLILAPQTLKDAYVAKNTYEEINSQIIEDLKFASKNLPVSHSSNLLGYATKGAALGLFARVQLYNKEYNGEFGVLNLTQQAIGLGYSLHSDYEELFTTTGETSSEIVFAVRFLRGDDTGNGEMFSATYKASPKVDQQPMPNLVNDYYCIDGLPITSSPLYNPADKKQNRDPRAVATFFFKGDIFNEDLNRAFNENLATKFGQRKYIRTKADAEGNNPWNEGSQDFYIIRYADILLMRAEALAETGDVSGAMSLINKIRGRVGMPKVEDVEGPNLNQSEMIALVRHERRVELALEGLRFMDLKRWGEIENGILISANDPIGPYNPQYLGEKSKVFPIPQAEIDVNPNLLQHHAW
- a CDS encoding glycoside hydrolase family 2 TIM barrel-domain containing protein, encoding MNINIKQTIIVLTFSCMMLGYSQSNQNDWENQHITRVNTEKPTSQLVSYASSKKALKGTIEDSEYYQSLNGNWKFNWVENVKDKPENFYKEDADLSDWQFIKVPSNWQMEGYGNPHYTNITYPFDKNPPFIAGENGNNVGSYVTEFTISNNWKKKNIFLRFDGVESAFYVWVNGKKVGYSQDSRTTASFNISNYLKEGVNKVAVQVFRWSDGSYLEDQDFWRLSGIYRSVYLVARPKVVLEDYLATTTFDENFKDAQLDINVALKNTSAKCFKKGIVKVELFNANNQLVKTHKTTLKKLSKNNQNLQNNTISIQIENPLQWSNETPNLYTLKLSLLNKRNKVIDIVSSKLGFRQIDIKGRQILINNQPLIVKGVNRHEHNPITGHFITKQQMVKEVKLLKQLNINTVRNSHYPTDPYFYKLCDAYGIYVIDEANVESHGMRYGKESLAKDPTWEKAHVERMEAMVAQNKNHASIIMWSFGNEAGNGVNMVAMEKASKAIDSSRPTHYHFSDEPIVGDIWGGGVIKGGKKQNFGRYQSVKDLIMIDALNLDRPFIVNEVAHAMGNAMGNLKEYVEVYEQYEGISGGCIWDWADQGILAKNEKGEEYYAYGGDFGDTPNDLNFCLNGVLFSDFSLSPKAYEVKDCYQNIDFNWKTKNELISVTNKHAFTNTKKFKVEWKLLQNGVPKLNGVFTSLAVNPLEKGTVQTPQEVLNYIKNSDDEYLLNISVKTSEDYSWANKGFVIAKKQLELTPWNSGEISVKSSDDLLDYKTINDDILISSAHFQLQFDKKQGVITSYKIDTIEYLEKGPQLNIWRAPTDNDGGYKNMWRNKSNQDAVKWIDAGFEGATLQVNTVNIDKSDSNVIINVEGVLVGSNTNNLATISQKYTINGNGEIHLNTLFNPLKELPVLPKLGYELVLHKGFDKFEWYGRGPHENYPDRNIAAQLGIYSKLVDEQFVNYPVPQENGNKTDVRWAKIINKNGRGLQVSSLKPFETSARHFTLDDLTKAKHTYDLEKTKEVYWYIDVAQNGLGGNSCGPKQMEHYLFNPSFIEFDFILKPIK
- a CDS encoding glycosyl hydrolase; its protein translation is MKKINRIIYIVITTLLLTGCEKNVFGDFEIQETDYSTEVGLSKKGNAYTYNAKAWSHRTHNIGSHWFYHWGNVPREELPENVEYVPMFWGKKVTDEDVERLKQLAAEGKIKYLLGFNEPDGITQSNVTVDEAIAVWHKLEEVGVPLISPAVVGDSSDNPWMIEFMEKVEQQGLRVDYIGFHSYPGPNVGSFMNRLRKTYEAYKRPIWITEFAVADWKATNDENNKHSEAQVLEFMKEVLPALDKIEWISRYAWFDDSDHSRPALASSRLFDDEGNLTMVGQFYAQHNPNALIGPGMDTEYIPPVDDDELIFNGHFEGGTWENTQWSTWNTPNGWDGYQSDAVSVDVTDAYTGFFSARLQHGSSALQTVVEVEANKTYVYKLHSKWAEDKGHKQKIVFKDHIANKKIANSDALSSTADWTEFTGEITIPSGVSKLRIILWNDKQTHFYFDDISLKEKI